One region of Malania oleifera isolate guangnan ecotype guangnan chromosome 6, ASM2987363v1, whole genome shotgun sequence genomic DNA includes:
- the LOC131158659 gene encoding probable glucan endo-1,3-beta-glucosidase BG5, whose product MGFIWIALVLVAMLNMQATTSLGIGVCYGMLGDNLPAAADVIDLYKKNGIEKMRLFDPNAAALNALKGSGISVVLGVRNEDLQAIAASQDAANAWFNTHVAPYVGAFDIPVISAGNEVIPGQYAQYVRPAMDNLQNVVKTNLPTTHVSTVVATGVLGKSYPPSAGEFSDEAKTDMTNVVSFLAQHGSPLLVNVYPYFAVAADPQQVRLDYALFTATGTVVQDGNLGYSNLFDAIVDSMFWAAEKAGSPVDVVVSESGWPSAGNGNLTTVELATTYNKNFMQHILAKKGTPKNPGANIDGYIFAMFNENQKPAGVEQNFGLFNPDMSVVEPIFAN is encoded by the exons ATGGGATTTATTTGGATTGCACTGGTTCTGGTAGCCATGCTAAACATGCAAGCCACAACGTCGCTGGGCATCGGCGTTTGCTACGGGATGCTCGGCGACAACCTGCCGGCGGCGGCCGACGTCATAGACCTCTACAAGAAAAACGGGATTGAGAAAATGAGGCTGTTCGACCCAAACGCCGCCGCCCTCAATGCTCTCAAGGGCAGCGGCATCTCCGTCGTCCTCGGCGTCCGCAACGAAGACCTTCAGGCCATCGCGGCCAGCCAAGACGCCGCCAACGCCTGGTTCAACACCCACGTCGCGCCCTACGTCGGAGCCTTTGACATCCCCGTCATCTCCGCGGGTAACGAGGTCATCCCCGGCCAGTATGCCCAGTACGTCCGCCCCGCCATGGACAACCTCCAGAACGTCGTCAAAACCAACCTCCCCACGACCCACGTGAGCACAGTGGTCGCCACCGGCGTCCTCGGCAAGTCCTACCCTCCCTCCGCCGGCGAGTTCTCCGACGAGGCGAAAACCGACATGACCAACGTCGTCTCGTTCCTAGCCCAGCATGGCTCGCCGCTCCTCGTTAACGTCTACCCCTACTTCGCAGTGGCGGCGGACCCGCAGCAG GTGCGGCTGGACTACGCATTATTCACGGCGACAGGGACGGTGGTTCAGGACGGGAATTTGGGGTACTCGAACCTATTCGACGCGATAGTCGATTCGATGTTTTGGGCGGCAGAGAAGGCAGGGTCGCCGGTGGACGTGGTTGTTTCGGAGAGCGGATGGCCGTCGGCGGGGAATGGGAACCTGACGACGGTAGAATTGGCGACGACTTACAACAAGAATTTCATGCAGCACATACTGGCCAAGAAAGGGACGCCTAAGAATCCTGGGGCTAACATAGATGGATATATTTTCGCCATGTTCAATGAGAACCAGAAGCCTGCCGGAGTGGAGCAGAATTTTGGACTGTTCAATCCTGACATGAGCGTTGTGGAGCCCATATTTGCGAACTAA